The following coding sequences are from one Polynucleobacter sp. JS-JIR-II-50 window:
- a CDS encoding ammonium transporter: MLTWMKRLVAGGAMALAIGATGVIVTSPAHADEVKKPAVTAPAATPAAAEPAPVLCSEKCNKGDTAWMMVCTALVLLMTLPGLALFYGGLTRSKNILSICMQCFMVFSLISVLWAIYGYSFAFTEGGAFIGGLDRLFLAGMNPDSVAATFSKGVVIPEYVFMAFQAVFATITCCLIIGSFAERAKFSAILVFMVIWFTLSYLPIAHMVWFWPGPDDIKDAASLEAITARAGWLWQKGVLDFAGGTVVHINAAIAGLVGSFVIGKRLGYGKEAMKPHNLVYVMAGAALLWFGWFGFNAGSALEANGSAALAFVNTYLATAAAVLGWSVAEWVLKGKPSMLGAASGCVAGLVAITPAAGFAGPMGSIIIGLVAGVVCLWGVTGLKKILGSDDSLDVFGVHGVGGITGALLTGVFADPALGGSGIWDYVANAVAPDYSIASQLWIQAQGVITTVIWSGVVSFVAFKLIDIVIGLRVKEEEEREGLDISSHGETAYES; this comes from the coding sequence ATGTTAACTTGGATGAAACGACTCGTTGCTGGTGGTGCTATGGCCTTGGCTATTGGTGCTACTGGTGTAATCGTTACTTCGCCAGCGCATGCTGATGAAGTAAAAAAACCAGCTGTAACAGCTCCTGCTGCTACTCCTGCTGCTGCAGAACCTGCTCCTGTTCTTTGCTCTGAAAAGTGCAATAAAGGTGACACTGCTTGGATGATGGTCTGTACAGCATTAGTGCTATTGATGACTCTTCCTGGCTTGGCGTTGTTCTACGGCGGTTTGACACGTAGCAAGAACATCTTGTCTATCTGTATGCAATGTTTCATGGTCTTCTCATTGATTTCAGTGCTATGGGCGATTTATGGCTATAGCTTTGCATTCACGGAAGGCGGAGCATTCATCGGTGGATTAGATCGTCTCTTCTTGGCTGGTATGAATCCAGACTCAGTAGCGGCAACCTTTAGTAAGGGTGTTGTGATTCCTGAGTATGTATTTATGGCTTTCCAAGCAGTGTTCGCAACAATCACTTGCTGCTTGATCATTGGTTCTTTTGCTGAGCGTGCTAAGTTCTCTGCAATTTTGGTATTCATGGTGATTTGGTTCACTTTGAGCTACCTGCCAATCGCTCACATGGTTTGGTTCTGGCCTGGTCCAGATGACATCAAAGATGCTGCATCACTCGAAGCAATTACTGCTCGTGCTGGTTGGTTGTGGCAAAAAGGTGTTCTCGACTTTGCTGGTGGAACTGTTGTGCATATCAATGCTGCGATCGCTGGTTTGGTTGGTTCCTTTGTAATCGGCAAGCGTTTGGGCTACGGTAAAGAAGCAATGAAGCCACATAACTTAGTTTATGTAATGGCTGGCGCTGCTCTCTTGTGGTTCGGCTGGTTTGGTTTCAATGCTGGTTCAGCTCTTGAAGCAAACGGTAGTGCTGCCTTGGCATTCGTGAATACTTATTTAGCTACTGCTGCTGCTGTATTGGGTTGGTCAGTTGCTGAGTGGGTTCTCAAAGGTAAGCCTTCCATGTTGGGTGCTGCATCTGGTTGCGTAGCAGGTTTAGTTGCAATTACTCCTGCGGCTGGATTTGCTGGCCCAATGGGTTCAATCATCATTGGCTTGGTTGCTGGTGTAGTTTGCCTCTGGGGTGTTACTGGTCTCAAGAAGATTTTGGGCTCAGACGACAGCTTGGACGTATTTGGTGTTCACGGCGTAGGCGGTATTACTGGTGCATTGTTGACTGGTGTATTTGCTGACCCAGCATTAGGCGGCTCTGGTATTTGGGATTATGTGGCTAACGCTGTTGCTCCTGATTACTCAATTGCTAGCCAATTGTGGATCCAAGCTCAAGGCGTAATTACCACTGTAATTTGGTCTGGCGTAGTTTCTTTCGTAGCCTTCAAATTGATCGATATCGTGATTGGTTTGCGCGTTAAGGAAGAAGAAGAGCGCGAAGGCTTGGATATCAGCTCACACGGTGAGACTGCTTACGAGTCTTAA
- a CDS encoding P-II family nitrogen regulator: MKLITAIIKPFKLDEVREALSEVGVSGITVTEVKGFGRQKGHTELYRGAEYVVDFLPKVKIEAAVEDGILERAIEAIEKSARTGKIGDGKIFVSPVEHVIRIRTGETGASAL; this comes from the coding sequence ATGAAATTAATTACCGCAATCATCAAGCCCTTCAAGCTTGACGAAGTGCGCGAAGCTCTCTCGGAAGTGGGAGTTTCGGGCATTACCGTCACTGAAGTTAAAGGCTTTGGTCGTCAAAAAGGTCACACCGAGTTGTATCGTGGTGCTGAGTATGTTGTCGACTTTTTACCTAAAGTAAAAATTGAAGCTGCTGTTGAAGATGGCATCTTGGAGCGTGCGATTGAAGCAATCGAAAAATCAGCACGTACTGGCAAGATTGGTGATGGCAAGATTTTTGTCTCTCCAGTTGAGCACGTCATTCGTATTCGCACCGGTGAAACCGGCGCGTCAGCACTTTAA
- a CDS encoding TorF family putative porin, whose translation MKTLQKTAISAAAVALLAGLSTAAFAADEPAAPEVSPITANVTVASNYIYRGLTQTNNKPAIQGGFDYAHESGFYVGNWNSNISWISDSYGGGNGKPGSGTGSVTAPIEMDFYAGFKKELIGEGFASDFGVLQYYYPVSGMMANAPTANQLQANPTGRQSSGASPSTTEIYAAQNFTAGPVTGFLKVSYALSNLFGIYNSKGAFYPDLTANYDTGFYGITLNGHVGYQYVPNNIVTTSAIAGTGMGGTYNLSYADWKFGLTKDFGGGLSGTAYYTGTSVQKVGNNYMYTTPNGGNQGRGNAVVALTKTF comes from the coding sequence ATGAAAACTTTGCAAAAGACAGCAATCTCTGCGGCAGCAGTAGCTTTGTTGGCAGGCCTTTCAACAGCAGCATTCGCGGCTGACGAACCAGCAGCACCAGAAGTAAGTCCAATCACTGCAAACGTAACTGTTGCAAGCAACTATATCTATCGTGGTTTGACACAAACCAATAACAAGCCAGCGATTCAAGGCGGCTTTGACTACGCGCATGAGAGCGGTTTCTATGTAGGTAACTGGAACTCAAACATCAGCTGGATCAGCGATAGCTACGGCGGTGGCAATGGTAAGCCTGGTAGCGGCACAGGTTCTGTTACTGCCCCAATCGAAATGGACTTCTACGCTGGTTTCAAGAAAGAGTTGATCGGCGAAGGTTTTGCCTCTGACTTTGGTGTATTGCAGTACTACTACCCAGTTTCTGGAATGATGGCTAACGCCCCAACTGCAAATCAGTTACAAGCCAATCCAACTGGCCGTCAGTCTTCTGGCGCATCTCCTAGTACTACTGAGATCTATGCTGCACAAAACTTTACAGCAGGTCCAGTAACTGGTTTCTTGAAAGTTTCTTATGCGTTGAGCAACCTCTTCGGTATCTATAACTCTAAAGGTGCTTTCTACCCAGACTTGACAGCAAACTATGACACAGGTTTCTACGGAATTACCTTGAATGGTCACGTTGGTTATCAGTATGTTCCGAATAACATCGTTACTACTTCAGCAATCGCTGGTACTGGTATGGGCGGTACTTATAACCTGAGCTATGCAGACTGGAAATTTGGCTTAACTAAGGACTTTGGCGGTGGTTTGTCAGGTACTGCTTACTACACAGGTACTAGCGTGCAAAAAGTTGGTAACAACTACATGTACACAACACCTAACGGCGGTAACCAAGGTCGTGGTAACGCAGTTGTAGCTTTGACAAAAACTTTCTAA
- a CDS encoding accessory factor UbiK family protein, producing the protein MQKPGEILGQIQRIANDMQNKVGDAIRNSPAQEIEKNVRAMMNQGFQKMDLVTREEFELQTKVLAKTREKLEALEAKVAALEKQ; encoded by the coding sequence ATGCAAAAACCAGGCGAAATTCTCGGGCAAATCCAACGTATCGCTAACGATATGCAGAACAAAGTTGGTGATGCAATCCGCAATTCTCCAGCTCAAGAAATTGAAAAGAATGTACGCGCCATGATGAATCAAGGATTTCAGAAAATGGATTTGGTAACACGCGAGGAATTCGAGCTGCAAACTAAAGTGCTGGCCAAGACACGTGAAAAGTTAGAAGCGCTTGAAGCTAAAGTTGCCGCACTAGAAAAACAATAA
- the lipA gene encoding lipoyl synthase: MTTNKPDTNPAIEARQDLNYDASRKQKSSEKTARIPIKIIPLTEVLKKPDWIRVKAASNNSRFSEIKKILRENELVTVCEEASCPNIGECFGKGTATFMIMGDKCTRRCPFCDVGHGRPDPLDTKEPANLARTIAALKLNYVVITSVDRDDLRDGGAMHYVDCISQSRRLSPNTRIEVLVPDFRGRLDKALDIFAEHAPSGLPDVMNHNLETVPRLYKQARPGADYLHSLKLLKDFKERFPHIPTKSGLMVGLGETDEEILEVMRDMREHNIDMLTIGQYLAPSGHHLPVTRYVHPDVFKMFEEKAYEMGFSHAAVGAMVRSSYHADQQAHGAGVV, translated from the coding sequence ATGACAACGAATAAGCCTGACACCAACCCAGCTATTGAGGCGCGCCAAGATCTCAATTACGACGCATCACGTAAACAAAAATCGAGCGAGAAGACTGCGCGCATTCCGATCAAAATTATTCCTTTAACAGAGGTATTGAAAAAGCCTGACTGGATTCGGGTAAAGGCAGCCTCTAATAACTCCCGCTTTTCTGAAATTAAAAAGATTTTGCGCGAGAACGAGTTGGTAACCGTTTGCGAAGAAGCCAGCTGCCCCAATATTGGCGAATGCTTTGGCAAAGGAACTGCCACATTCATGATCATGGGTGACAAGTGCACCCGTCGCTGCCCTTTCTGTGATGTAGGTCACGGTAGACCAGATCCTCTTGATACAAAAGAGCCTGCTAACTTAGCACGTACTATTGCTGCACTCAAACTGAACTATGTGGTGATTACGAGCGTAGATCGTGACGATCTTCGCGATGGTGGCGCAATGCACTATGTCGATTGCATTTCTCAATCACGTAGACTCTCCCCGAATACCCGTATTGAAGTGTTGGTGCCAGATTTCCGTGGCCGCCTAGATAAAGCGTTGGATATTTTTGCTGAGCATGCGCCTAGTGGTTTGCCTGATGTGATGAATCACAACCTCGAAACAGTGCCTCGTTTATACAAACAAGCTAGACCGGGTGCGGATTACTTGCATTCTTTGAAGCTCTTGAAGGACTTTAAAGAACGTTTCCCTCATATTCCTACTAAAAGTGGTTTGATGGTGGGTCTTGGTGAAACAGACGAAGAGATTTTGGAAGTGATGCGCGATATGCGTGAGCACAATATCGACATGCTCACTATCGGTCAGTATCTCGCCCCGTCTGGACATCATCTGCCTGTTACGCGTTACGTTCATCCCGACGTCTTTAAGATGTTTGAGGAAAAGGCATATGAAATGGGCTTCTCCCATGCAGCTGTAGGCGCCATGGTGCGCTCAAGCTATCATGCAGATCAACAGGCGCACGGAGCTGGGGTTGTTTAG
- the lipB gene encoding lipoyl(octanoyl) transferase LipB produces MAALVKQLGVADYASTYEAMKLFTKVRTNETPDEIWVLEHPPVFTLGLAGDAGNLHSPSNQIPLVQVDRGGEITYHGPGQIVVYLLLDLKRLGIFVKELVSRIEQALIDTLADFGIKVERHPGAPGIYVSQQSGVPPEWIGAKVAALGLKVSKSCSYHGLALNVATDLGAFQRIHPCGYEGLRTVDMQTLGIKDNIATISQRLLQHLQKQLMPS; encoded by the coding sequence ATGGCAGCTTTAGTAAAACAACTGGGTGTAGCCGATTACGCTTCTACTTATGAGGCGATGAAGCTCTTTACTAAAGTACGCACTAACGAAACGCCCGATGAAATTTGGGTCTTAGAACATCCCCCTGTTTTCACTTTAGGTTTGGCAGGCGATGCAGGTAACTTACATTCACCCAGCAATCAAATTCCACTCGTTCAAGTAGATCGGGGTGGAGAAATTACGTATCACGGGCCAGGCCAAATCGTGGTTTATCTTTTGCTAGATCTAAAGCGTCTAGGGATCTTTGTAAAAGAATTGGTCTCTCGTATAGAGCAAGCGCTGATAGATACGCTGGCAGATTTTGGGATTAAGGTGGAAAGGCATCCGGGAGCCCCTGGAATTTATGTCTCTCAGCAGTCAGGAGTGCCCCCAGAATGGATTGGTGCAAAGGTAGCTGCCTTGGGCCTCAAAGTCTCCAAAAGCTGCTCCTATCATGGCCTAGCCCTGAATGTCGCTACCGACTTAGGGGCATTTCAGCGTATCCACCCCTGTGGGTATGAGGGTTTAAGGACGGTCGACATGCAAACCCTTGGGATCAAGGACAATATAGCTACTATTAGCCAAAGGCTTTTGCAGCACTTACAAAAGCAACTGATGCCATCATGA
- a CDS encoding DUF493 family protein: MAEEKSLIEYPSLFPIKVMGKANPEYLPAIVHIAKQFDPTFDESKVEQRPSKDGNYLGITLPITATSREQLDELYRTLSTHPLVSIVL; the protein is encoded by the coding sequence ATGGCCGAAGAAAAATCATTAATCGAGTACCCATCATTATTTCCAATCAAGGTCATGGGTAAAGCAAATCCAGAATATCTTCCAGCGATAGTGCATATTGCCAAACAATTTGATCCTACGTTTGATGAGAGTAAGGTCGAGCAGCGTCCTTCTAAGGATGGAAATTACCTCGGCATTACTTTGCCAATTACTGCTACTAGTCGTGAACAGTTAGATGAGTTGTACAGAACCTTGTCCACCCATCCATTGGTTAGTATTGTTCTGTAA
- a CDS encoding alpha/beta hydrolase: MNSRTKVIQIEGIVGSMEMSIDLPDELKNDPAFAVRGLALVAHPHPLMGGTMDNKVAQTMARAFNQLGYVSVRPNFRGVGGTEGVHDDGVGELEDLLHVTDWMRTPSSWSQLEATASHSWIGDANTLPLVVSGFSFGSFVGSHLVQRLSDLGRPAERLVMVGSAAGKWTLAPVPADTILIHGELDETIPLLDVLDWARPQELTVQVVPGADHFFHRRLHCIRNIITGAWLGMPDHRK; the protein is encoded by the coding sequence ATGAATAGCCGTACAAAAGTAATTCAGATTGAAGGCATTGTTGGATCAATGGAGATGTCCATCGATCTGCCAGATGAATTAAAAAATGATCCTGCATTTGCAGTGCGTGGCTTGGCCCTCGTTGCTCACCCCCATCCTTTGATGGGCGGTACGATGGATAACAAGGTAGCTCAAACCATGGCGCGTGCTTTTAACCAATTGGGTTACGTCAGTGTGCGCCCAAACTTTCGCGGTGTAGGTGGAACTGAGGGTGTTCATGACGACGGTGTTGGTGAGCTTGAGGATTTACTTCATGTAACCGATTGGATGCGTACACCATCAAGTTGGAGTCAGCTTGAAGCAACTGCGAGTCACTCCTGGATAGGAGATGCGAATACTTTGCCGCTAGTAGTTTCAGGTTTTTCTTTTGGAAGCTTTGTTGGCAGTCACTTAGTGCAAAGGCTTTCAGACTTAGGTCGTCCAGCTGAGCGCCTGGTAATGGTGGGTAGCGCTGCAGGCAAATGGACTCTGGCCCCAGTTCCAGCCGATACGATTTTGATTCATGGGGAGTTGGATGAAACCATTCCCTTGCTTGATGTTTTAGATTGGGCGCGGCCCCAAGAGTTAACTGTGCAAGTAGTACCTGGCGCAGATCATTTCTTTCATCGCCGCTTACATTGCATTCGCAACATCATTACTGGCGCGTGGTTAGGTATGCCAGATCATCGTAAGTAA
- a CDS encoding ferredoxin: MSFSHHLFFCLNQRANGEDCCDQHNAFALFDYAKKRVKELGLAGPGKIRVNKAGCLDRCADGPVMVVYPEGIWYTMVDVDDVEEIIQSHLIAGLPVERLQLA; encoded by the coding sequence ATGAGTTTTTCACATCACCTATTTTTTTGCCTCAATCAGCGCGCCAATGGTGAGGATTGTTGTGATCAGCACAATGCTTTTGCCTTGTTTGACTATGCCAAGAAAAGAGTGAAAGAGCTTGGTCTTGCGGGCCCAGGAAAAATTCGGGTGAATAAGGCGGGATGCCTAGATCGCTGTGCTGACGGTCCTGTCATGGTTGTCTACCCAGAGGGTATTTGGTACACCATGGTTGATGTAGATGATGTTGAAGAAATTATCCAGTCCCATTTAATCGCAGGGCTCCCAGTAGAGCGCTTGCAATTAGCTTAG
- a CDS encoding VanZ family protein: MSLSYALLIIYVSLNPFDFDFQNGISAWAWLDAPLPRFMTLFDVSVNILAYIPFGFLVMFATYPRWRNYVALGIALGLSAGLALGVETLQSWLPTRIPSQMDWWANILGGLLGGLLAIPLGPQWLSGSAIRRRFDQWFGLNWAACALFLLFPWSQIYPQSSWLGTGVWGHAIFGSVDWGTVVINQVIQEAVITSLCWLGVALLLSLGLRTKAPQWRILNGLLGLTVMVKTLFTALQFGAEFSLIWLTAGALWGMVLGSILLRWALRFKQATKFWLALICLLGTTIAVNVLPDNPYFILTLRHWYQGRLLHFNELMQWVSVVWLPLALIWMVRSAVEFKPKH, from the coding sequence ATGAGCTTAAGCTACGCGCTTTTGATCATCTATGTAAGCCTGAACCCCTTTGACTTTGATTTTCAGAATGGGATCTCTGCTTGGGCGTGGTTGGACGCTCCACTACCTCGCTTTATGACCCTATTTGATGTATCGGTCAATATCTTGGCTTACATTCCATTTGGGTTTTTGGTGATGTTTGCTACCTACCCTCGTTGGCGTAACTATGTAGCCCTTGGAATTGCTCTTGGCTTGAGTGCTGGCCTAGCGCTAGGAGTGGAAACTTTGCAGTCTTGGCTGCCCACTCGCATACCGAGCCAGATGGACTGGTGGGCCAATATATTGGGAGGACTGTTAGGTGGCTTATTGGCGATTCCTCTAGGACCACAATGGCTTTCTGGAAGCGCAATTCGTCGACGTTTTGATCAATGGTTTGGCCTTAATTGGGCAGCGTGTGCCTTGTTCTTATTGTTTCCCTGGTCACAAATTTATCCTCAAAGCTCTTGGCTTGGTACGGGCGTATGGGGGCATGCCATATTTGGCTCCGTTGATTGGGGTACTGTGGTGATCAATCAGGTTATTCAAGAGGCGGTAATTACCTCGCTATGCTGGCTTGGAGTGGCCTTGTTGCTCTCTCTGGGGTTGCGCACTAAAGCCCCCCAGTGGCGTATTCTCAATGGATTGCTTGGCCTAACAGTGATGGTGAAGACTTTATTTACCGCCCTTCAATTTGGCGCTGAGTTTAGTTTGATCTGGCTTACAGCCGGCGCTCTCTGGGGAATGGTATTAGGTAGCATCTTATTAAGATGGGCCTTGCGATTTAAGCAGGCAACTAAGTTTTGGTTGGCTTTGATTTGCTTGCTGGGAACCACAATAGCGGTCAATGTTTTGCCAGACAATCCATATTTCATTCTGACGCTCAGACACTGGTATCAAGGACGCCTATTGCACTTTAATGAGTTAATGCAATGGGTTTCCGTAGTATGGTTACCTCTGGCACTGATTTGGATGGTTCGAAGTGCTGTTGAATTTAAACCGAAACATTGA